A window from Streptomyces sp. NBC_00335 encodes these proteins:
- a CDS encoding P-II family nitrogen regulator codes for MKLITAIVKPHRLDEIKEALHRFGVQGLTVSEASGYGRQRGHTEVYRGAEYTVDLVPKIRIEVLVEDGDAEDVMRIVVDAAQTGKIGDGKVWSIPVDSVIRVRTGERGADAL; via the coding sequence ATGAAGCTCATCACCGCGATCGTGAAGCCGCACCGGCTGGACGAGATCAAGGAAGCCCTGCACCGCTTCGGAGTCCAGGGACTCACCGTCTCCGAGGCCAGCGGCTACGGCCGCCAGCGCGGACACACCGAGGTCTACCGGGGCGCCGAGTACACCGTGGACCTCGTCCCGAAGATCCGCATAGAGGTGCTCGTCGAGGACGGCGACGCGGAAGACGTGATGCGGATCGTCGTCGACGCCGCCCAGACCGGCAAGATCGGCGACGGCAAGGTGTGGAGCATCCCCGTGGACTCGGTCATCCGGGTCCGCACCGGCGAGCGCGGCGCTGACGCGCTGTAG
- a CDS encoding ammonium transporter: protein MASAITTLAADAPTLSSANTGFMLICSALVMLMTPGLAFFYGGMVRVKSSLNMLMMSFISLGIVTILWVLYGFSLAFGADSGSLIGWTSDYVGLSGIGITELWDGYTIPVYVFAVFQLMFAIITPALISGALADRVKFSAWALFITLWVTIVYFPVAHWVWGAGGWLFELGVIDFAGGTAVHINAGAAALGVILVIGKRVGFKKDPMRPHSLPLVMLGAGLLWFGWFGFNAGSWLGNDDGVGAVMFVNTQVATAAAMLAWLGYEKLRHGSFTTLGAASGAVAGLVAITPSGGAVSPLGAIAIGVIAGVLCAMAVGLKYKFGYDDSLDVIGVHLVGGVLGSLLVGLFATGGVQSDVAGLFYGGGLEQLGKQAIGVFSVLAYSLVASAVLAFLLDKTIGMRVTEDDEVSGIDQVEHAETAYDFSGAGGGSSSRSTAVPAPVAAASKKVDA, encoded by the coding sequence CCGCCCTGGTCATGCTGATGACCCCGGGACTCGCCTTCTTCTACGGAGGCATGGTCCGCGTCAAGAGCAGCCTCAACATGCTGATGATGAGCTTCATCAGCCTCGGGATCGTCACGATCCTCTGGGTCCTCTACGGATTCAGCCTCGCCTTCGGCGCCGACTCCGGCTCGCTCATCGGCTGGACCTCCGACTACGTGGGACTCAGCGGCATCGGCATCACCGAGCTGTGGGACGGGTACACCATCCCCGTCTACGTCTTCGCCGTCTTCCAGCTGATGTTCGCGATCATCACCCCGGCGCTGATAAGCGGCGCCCTGGCCGACCGCGTCAAGTTCAGCGCGTGGGCCCTCTTCATCACCCTCTGGGTCACCATCGTCTACTTCCCCGTCGCCCACTGGGTGTGGGGCGCCGGCGGCTGGCTCTTCGAGCTCGGGGTCATCGACTTCGCCGGCGGCACCGCCGTCCACATCAACGCGGGCGCCGCGGCCCTCGGCGTGATCCTGGTCATCGGCAAGCGCGTCGGGTTCAAGAAGGACCCGATGCGCCCGCACAGCCTCCCGCTCGTGATGCTCGGCGCCGGTCTGCTGTGGTTCGGCTGGTTCGGCTTCAACGCGGGCTCCTGGCTCGGCAACGACGACGGCGTCGGCGCGGTCATGTTCGTCAACACCCAGGTCGCCACCGCCGCCGCCATGCTCGCCTGGCTCGGCTACGAGAAGCTGCGCCACGGCTCCTTCACCACCCTCGGCGCCGCCTCCGGCGCGGTCGCGGGCCTCGTCGCCATCACCCCCTCCGGCGGCGCCGTCTCCCCGCTCGGCGCGATCGCCATCGGCGTCATCGCCGGTGTCCTGTGCGCCATGGCCGTCGGCCTGAAGTACAAGTTCGGCTACGACGACTCCCTCGACGTCATCGGAGTCCACCTCGTCGGCGGTGTCCTCGGTTCCCTGCTCGTCGGCCTCTTCGCCACCGGCGGGGTCCAGTCCGACGTGGCGGGCCTCTTCTACGGCGGCGGCCTGGAGCAGCTCGGCAAGCAGGCGATCGGAGTCTTCTCCGTCCTGGCCTACTCTCTCGTGGCATCCGCGGTACTCGCCTTCCTCCTCGACAAGACGATCGGGATGCGGGTCACCGAGGACGACGAGGTCTCCGGCATCGACCAGGTCGAACACGCCGAGACCGCCTACGACTTCAGCGGAGCCGGCGGCGGCTCCTCCTCCCGGAGCACCGCCGTCCCCGCCCCTGTTGCCGCCGCGAGCAAGAAGGTTGACGCATGA